The Kordia sp. SMS9 genome window below encodes:
- the rpsH gene encoding 30S ribosomal protein S8, whose translation MYTDPIADYLTRIRNASRAGHRVVEIPASKLKKEITKILFDQGFILSYKFEDTTVQGSIKIALKYDKMTKDPVIKKIQRISTPGLRQYAGANELPRVLNGLGIAIVSTSHGVMTGKQAQRENVGGEVLCYVY comes from the coding sequence ATGTATACAGATCCAATAGCGGATTATCTAACAAGAATTAGAAACGCCAGTAGAGCGGGACACAGAGTTGTGGAGATTCCAGCTTCGAAGCTTAAAAAGGAAATCACAAAGATCTTATTTGATCAAGGATTTATTTTAAGCTACAAGTTTGAAGACACAACTGTACAAGGAAGCATCAAAATCGCATTAAAATACGATAAGATGACCAAAGATCCTGTAATCAAGAAAATTCAAAGAATCAGTACACCAGGTTTACGCCAGTATGCTGGAGCTAATGAACTTCCAAGAGTATTAAACGGATTGGGTATTGCAATCGTATCTACTTCTCACGGAGTAATGACAGGAAAGCAAGCGCAACGTGAAAATGTTGGTGGAGAAGTTTTATGTTACGTTTACTAA
- the rplW gene encoding 50S ribosomal protein L23 yields the protein MSILIKPVVTEKATADSELNNRYTFLVNVKANKVEIKKAIEATYGVSVEKVRTMNYGPDRKVRYTKTGIQHGKTNATKKAIVDVAEGDIIDFYSNI from the coding sequence ATGAGCATCTTAATTAAACCAGTTGTAACTGAAAAAGCTACCGCTGATAGTGAATTAAATAATCGATATACTTTCTTAGTGAATGTAAAAGCTAACAAAGTTGAGATTAAGAAAGCTATAGAGGCTACTTATGGGGTTTCTGTAGAGAAAGTTCGTACTATGAATTACGGACCAGATAGAAAAGTACGTTACACCAAAACTGGAATCCAGCATGGGAAAACGAATGCTACGAAAAAAGCAATCGTTGATGTAGCGGAAGGAGATATTATTGATTTTTATAGCAATATATAA
- the rplR gene encoding 50S ribosomal protein L18 has translation MGLSKTERRQRIKNRIRKIVGGTEARPRLSVFRSNKEIYAQIINDVDGTTIVAASSRDKDIKAQGTKSEVAALVGKSIAEKALKAGVETIAFDRGGYLYHGRVKSLAEGAREGGLKF, from the coding sequence ATGGGATTATCAAAGACTGAAAGAAGACAAAGAATCAAAAACAGAATTCGTAAAATCGTTGGCGGTACAGAAGCTAGACCAAGATTATCTGTTTTTAGAAGTAATAAAGAAATTTATGCTCAAATTATCAATGATGTAGATGGTACAACAATTGTTGCTGCTTCATCAAGAGATAAAGATATCAAAGCACAAGGGACAAAATCAGAAGTAGCTGCCTTAGTAGGGAAGTCAATCGCTGAAAAAGCATTAAAAGCTGGTGTTGAAACAATCGCATTTGATAGAGGTGGATATTTATACCACGGAAGAGTAAAATCATTAGCAGAAGGTGCTAGAGAAGGAGGACTTAAATTCTAA
- the rplO gene encoding 50S ribosomal protein L15, which produces MDLSNLKPAEGSVQSNNKRVGRGQGSGKGGTATRGHKGAKSRSGYSKKIGFEGGQMPLQRRVPKFGFTNINRKEYQGVNLDRLQELVDEGKITDTVDLDILIANRVARKTDLVKILGRGELKSKLKVTAHKFTASAKAAIEAAGGEAVTL; this is translated from the coding sequence ATGGATTTAAGTAACTTAAAACCAGCTGAAGGTTCAGTTCAAAGTAATAACAAAAGAGTAGGTAGAGGACAAGGTTCTGGAAAAGGTGGCACGGCAACACGTGGTCACAAAGGAGCTAAATCTCGCTCTGGTTATTCAAAGAAAATCGGATTTGAAGGTGGACAAATGCCACTTCAAAGACGTGTTCCTAAGTTTGGTTTCACAAATATCAACCGTAAAGAATATCAAGGTGTAAATCTTGATAGACTTCAAGAATTAGTTGATGAAGGGAAAATCACAGACACTGTTGATTTAGACATATTAATAGCTAACAGAGTAGCTAGAAAAACTGATTTAGTAAAAATCCTTGGAAGAGGTGAACTTAAATCAAAATTAAAAGTTACCGCTCACAAATTTACAGCTTCCGCAAAAGCAGCTATTGAAGCAGCAGGAGGAGAAGCAGTAACTTTATAA
- the rplV gene encoding 50S ribosomal protein L22: MGVRKKERAEQIKEAKKNIAFAKLNNCPTSPRKMRLVADLVRGEKVEKALHILRFSQKEASRRLEKLLLSAIANWQAKNEDASIEDAELFVKEIRVDGGSMLKRLRPAPQGRAHRIRKRSNHVTLVLGANNNTQS, translated from the coding sequence ATGGGAGTTCGTAAAAAAGAAAGAGCAGAGCAAATCAAAGAAGCTAAGAAAAACATAGCTTTTGCAAAGTTGAATAACTGCCCTACTTCGCCAAGAAAAATGCGCTTAGTAGCGGATTTAGTAAGAGGTGAAAAAGTAGAAAAAGCGCTTCATATATTAAGATTCAGTCAAAAAGAAGCTTCTCGTCGTTTAGAGAAATTGTTATTATCTGCTATTGCAAATTGGCAAGCTAAAAACGAAGATGCAAGCATTGAAGATGCTGAATTATTTGTAAAGGAGATCCGCGTGGATGGAGGAAGTATGTTGAAAAGACTGCGTCCAGCACCACAAGGTCGTGCACACAGAATCAGAAAACGTTCCAACCATGTTACATTGGTGTTAGGAGCTAATAACAATACACAAAGTTAA
- the rplF gene encoding 50S ribosomal protein L6 — MSRIGKNPVSIPAGVTVDIKDGLVTVKGKLGELTQQVDGITVKQEEGQLILDRPSESKDHRAKHGLYRALLNNMVEGVSKGFTKELELVGVGYRASNQGQRLELALGFSHNIVIDLASEVKVETISEKGKNPIIKLSSYDKQLVGQVAAKIRGFRKPEPYKGKGVKFVGEVLRRKAGKSA, encoded by the coding sequence ATGTCAAGAATAGGTAAAAACCCAGTAAGTATTCCAGCAGGAGTTACTGTAGATATAAAAGATGGCTTAGTAACCGTAAAAGGTAAATTAGGAGAATTGACACAACAAGTTGACGGAATTACCGTAAAACAAGAAGAAGGTCAATTAATACTAGATCGCCCATCAGAAAGCAAAGATCATAGAGCAAAACACGGTCTATATAGAGCATTACTTAACAACATGGTTGAAGGTGTCTCTAAAGGATTTACAAAAGAGTTAGAATTAGTTGGAGTTGGATACAGAGCAAGTAACCAAGGACAAAGACTAGAACTAGCTTTAGGATTTTCACACAATATTGTTATAGACTTAGCTTCTGAAGTGAAAGTTGAAACAATATCTGAAAAAGGTAAAAATCCAATTATAAAATTATCTTCATACGACAAACAATTGGTAGGACAAGTAGCGGCTAAAATCCGTGGATTCCGTAAGCCAGAACCTTACAAAGGAAAAGGAGTTAAGTTTGTTGGAGAAGTATTAAGAAGAAAAGCAGGTAAATCAGCTTAA
- the rplX gene encoding 50S ribosomal protein L24 → MTKLKIKTGDTVKVIAGANKGTADNPVTGKVLKVLREDNKAIVEGVNIVKKHTKPSAQNPQGGIVEKEAPIHISNLSLMTSKGEATRVGYRMEGDKKVRFSKKSNEVL, encoded by the coding sequence ATGACAAAACTAAAGATAAAAACAGGAGATACAGTGAAAGTTATTGCTGGTGCTAATAAAGGTACTGCCGATAATCCAGTAACTGGTAAAGTATTAAAAGTTCTACGTGAAGATAACAAAGCAATTGTGGAAGGTGTAAATATCGTTAAGAAACACACCAAGCCAAGTGCTCAAAATCCTCAAGGTGGAATTGTAGAGAAAGAAGCTCCAATCCATATATCAAACTTATCGTTGATGACTTCAAAAGGAGAAGCAACAAGAGTTGGTTACAGAATGGAAGGAGATAAGAAAGTAAGGTTTTCCAAAAAATCTAATGAAGTACTATAG
- the rpsE gene encoding 30S ribosomal protein S5 gives MYQKYKNAELVKPGGLELKDRLVGVQRVTKVTKGGRAFGFSAIVVVGDENGVVGHGLGKSKDVATAIAKAIEDAKKNLVRIPLQKGTLPHEQKGKYGGARVYIQPASSGTGVIAGGAVRAVLEAVGVHNVLSKSQGSSNPHNVVKATFDALLQLRDAGMVARQRGISLEKVFKG, from the coding sequence ATGTATCAGAAATACAAAAACGCAGAATTAGTAAAGCCAGGTGGACTAGAATTAAAAGATCGTTTGGTAGGAGTACAACGTGTAACGAAAGTAACAAAAGGTGGTAGAGCCTTTGGATTCTCAGCAATCGTAGTGGTTGGTGATGAAAACGGTGTTGTAGGACATGGTTTAGGAAAATCTAAAGACGTTGCTACTGCAATTGCAAAAGCAATTGAAGATGCGAAGAAAAATCTAGTTCGTATTCCTTTGCAAAAAGGGACATTACCACATGAGCAAAAAGGAAAATACGGTGGAGCTAGAGTATACATTCAACCAGCATCTTCGGGTACTGGAGTTATCGCAGGTGGAGCTGTACGTGCAGTATTAGAAGCTGTAGGAGTTCACAATGTATTATCAAAATCTCAAGGATCATCTAACCCGCACAACGTAGTAAAAGCAACTTTTGATGCTCTATTACAATTAAGAGATGCAGGAATGGTTGCAAGACAAAGAGGAATTTCTTTAGAAAAAGTATTTAAAGGATAA
- the rplP gene encoding 50S ribosomal protein L16, which produces MLQPKRTKYRKVQKGRMKGNSGRGYLLSNGMFGIKSLDSNFLTSRQIEAARVAATRYMKREGQLWIKIFPDKPITKKPLEVRMGKGKGAPEYWAAVVKPGRIIFEVGGVPMDVAKEALRLAAQKLPVKTKFIVARDYEA; this is translated from the coding sequence ATGTTACAGCCAAAAAGAACAAAATATCGTAAAGTACAGAAAGGGCGTATGAAAGGAAACTCCGGAAGAGGATACTTACTTTCTAACGGTATGTTTGGTATCAAATCATTAGATTCAAATTTCTTGACATCTCGTCAAATCGAAGCAGCACGTGTTGCGGCAACTCGATACATGAAAAGAGAAGGTCAATTATGGATCAAGATTTTCCCAGACAAGCCAATTACAAAAAAGCCACTTGAAGTACGTATGGGTAAAGGTAAAGGTGCTCCAGAATACTGGGCAGCTGTTGTAAAACCTGGTAGAATTATTTTTGAAGTTGGTGGAGTGCCAATGGATGTTGCTAAAGAGGCATTGCGTCTTGCAGCACAAAAATTACCAGTTAAAACGAAGTTTATTGTAGCTCGCGATTACGAAGCTTAA
- the secY gene encoding preprotein translocase subunit SecY gives MKKFIDTIKSIWGIEELKTKILVTLGLLLVYRFGAQVSLPGMDYTKLGDAFTGNFDDGLGGLLNMFTGGAFAKASVFALGIMPYISASIVVQLMGIAIPYLQKLQKEGESGRKKITQITRWLTILICLVQAPFYLWGLGALGVPDEAFTVGKGLDFIVPSVIILITGTIFAMWLGEKITDKGIGNGISLLIMVGIIAQMPVAFVQEFASNSSKPMLILIEIVIWLAIILASVMLVMAVRQVPVQYARRTATGGYEKNMFGARQFIPLKLNASGVMPIIFAQALMFVPSAIGQGLGTDSTVGQWMQANFQDVFGLWYNLLFAFLIIIFTYFYTAITVPTNKMADDLKRSGGFIPGIRPGGETGEYLDKIMSQITLPGSIFLALIAIFPAIVGNIMGIQPSWALFFGGTSLLIMVGVAIDTMQQINSYLLNRHYDGLMKTGKNRKVVA, from the coding sequence ATGAAAAAATTTATTGACACAATAAAAAGTATTTGGGGAATTGAGGAACTAAAAACGAAGATTTTAGTAACTCTTGGACTTTTACTCGTGTATCGTTTTGGTGCGCAGGTGAGTCTTCCAGGTATGGACTATACAAAACTTGGTGATGCCTTTACTGGTAATTTTGATGATGGACTTGGTGGTCTATTAAACATGTTTACTGGAGGAGCTTTTGCCAAGGCTTCTGTATTTGCATTAGGAATTATGCCATATATATCTGCTTCTATTGTAGTTCAGTTGATGGGAATTGCGATTCCTTACCTACAAAAACTTCAAAAAGAAGGAGAAAGTGGTCGTAAAAAAATCACACAAATCACAAGATGGCTTACCATCCTTATCTGTTTGGTGCAAGCACCATTCTATTTATGGGGATTAGGAGCTTTAGGTGTTCCAGACGAAGCATTCACAGTTGGAAAAGGATTAGATTTCATCGTTCCATCTGTAATCATTTTGATCACAGGAACCATCTTTGCAATGTGGCTTGGTGAAAAAATTACGGACAAAGGAATTGGTAATGGAATCTCATTATTAATTATGGTTGGAATTATTGCACAAATGCCTGTAGCGTTTGTTCAAGAATTTGCTTCCAACTCCTCAAAACCAATGCTTATTTTGATCGAGATTGTAATATGGTTAGCAATCATTCTTGCCAGTGTTATGCTGGTCATGGCTGTGCGACAAGTGCCAGTACAATACGCCAGAAGAACTGCAACGGGAGGATATGAGAAAAATATGTTTGGAGCAAGACAATTTATTCCATTAAAATTAAATGCATCAGGTGTAATGCCAATCATCTTCGCGCAAGCGTTAATGTTTGTTCCATCTGCTATCGGACAAGGTTTAGGAACCGACTCTACAGTAGGACAATGGATGCAAGCTAATTTCCAAGATGTATTTGGATTGTGGTACAATCTCTTGTTCGCATTTCTAATCATCATATTTACATACTTCTATACAGCTATCACAGTGCCTACGAACAAAATGGCAGATGACTTAAAAAGAAGTGGAGGGTTTATTCCAGGAATTCGCCCTGGTGGAGAAACTGGAGAATACCTAGACAAAATAATGTCTCAAATAACACTGCCTGGATCAATCTTTTTAGCATTGATCGCAATATTTCCAGCTATCGTTGGAAACATCATGGGAATTCAGCCAAGTTGGGCATTATTCTTTGGAGGAACATCGTTGCTAATTATGGTAGGAGTTGCCATAGATACCATGCAACAAATAAACTCATACTTGTTGAATAGACATTATGATGGTTTAATGAAAACTGGTAAAAACCGTAAAGTAGTTGCATAA
- the rplN gene encoding 50S ribosomal protein L14 codes for MVQQESRLKVADNTGAKEVLTIRVLGGTKRRYASVGDKIVVTVKDATPNGSVKKGQVSTAVVVRTKKEVRRPDGSYIRFDDNACVLLNPTGEMRGTRVFGPVARELRDKQFMKIVSLAPEVL; via the coding sequence ATGGTACAACAAGAATCAAGATTAAAAGTCGCAGACAATACGGGAGCTAAAGAAGTTTTAACGATCCGTGTTTTAGGAGGAACGAAAAGACGTTACGCTTCTGTAGGAGATAAAATTGTTGTCACTGTAAAGGACGCAACTCCAAATGGAAGTGTGAAAAAAGGACAAGTTTCTACAGCAGTTGTTGTTCGTACTAAAAAAGAAGTAAGAAGGCCAGATGGATCTTACATCAGATTCGACGATAATGCGTGTGTTTTATTAAACCCAACTGGGGAAATGAGAGGAACACGTGTTTTTGGACCTGTAGCTAGAGAACTTCGTGATAAGCAATTCATGAAAATTGTATCATTAGCGCCTGAGGTGCTTTAA
- the rpmD gene encoding 50S ribosomal protein L30 encodes MAKIKVTQVRSKISRPQDQKRTLEALGLKKIGQVVEHDDTPNILGMINKVKHLVSVQEA; translated from the coding sequence ATGGCAAAAATTAAAGTAACACAAGTAAGAAGCAAAATTAGTCGTCCTCAAGATCAAAAGAGAACACTAGAAGCGCTCGGTCTAAAAAAGATCGGTCAGGTTGTTGAGCACGATGATACACCAAACATCCTTGGAATGATAAATAAAGTTAAACACTTAGTTTCTGTTCAAGAAGCTTAA
- the rpsS gene encoding 30S ribosomal protein S19 produces MARSLKKGPYVHYSLDKKVQQNIESGKKAVIKTWSRASMITPDFVGQTIAVHNGRQFVPVYVTENMVGHKLGEFSPTRSFRGHAGAKNKGKK; encoded by the coding sequence ATGGCAAGATCATTAAAAAAAGGACCTTACGTTCACTATAGTTTAGATAAAAAAGTTCAACAAAATATTGAGTCAGGAAAGAAAGCTGTGATCAAAACTTGGTCAAGAGCGTCTATGATTACTCCAGATTTCGTTGGTCAGACTATCGCTGTTCATAACGGTCGTCAGTTTGTTCCTGTATATGTTACAGAAAACATGGTAGGACATAAGTTAGGAGAATTTTCACCAACAAGATCATTTAGAGGTCACGCTGGTGCAAAAAATAAAGGAAAAAAATAA
- the ykgO gene encoding type B 50S ribosomal protein L36, which translates to MKVRASIKKRSPECKIVRRKGRLYVINKKNPRFKQRQG; encoded by the coding sequence ATGAAAGTAAGAGCATCAATAAAAAAGAGAAGTCCCGAGTGCAAAATTGTGCGTCGTAAGGGCAGATTATACGTAATCAATAAAAAGAATCCTAGATTTAAACAAAGACAAGGATAG
- the rpmC gene encoding 50S ribosomal protein L29, with amino-acid sequence MKQSEIKELSVAELQEKLKELKKNYSDLKVAHAISPLDNPIQLRSVRRTVAKVATELTKRELQ; translated from the coding sequence ATGAAACAATCAGAGATTAAAGAATTATCTGTAGCTGAGTTACAAGAAAAACTAAAGGAGTTAAAAAAGAACTACTCAGACTTAAAAGTAGCACATGCTATCTCTCCTTTAGATAATCCAATTCAGTTGCGTTCAGTAAGAAGAACGGTTGCGAAAGTAGCTACTGAACTAACTAAAAGAGAATTACAATAA
- the infA gene encoding translation initiation factor IF-1 produces the protein MAKQAAIEQDGTIIEALSNAMFRVELENGHIVTAHISGKMRMHYIKLLPGDKVKLEMSPYDLTKARITYRY, from the coding sequence ATGGCTAAACAAGCTGCAATAGAACAAGATGGAACAATCATAGAAGCATTATCAAATGCTATGTTCCGTGTAGAATTAGAAAATGGTCACATCGTAACGGCTCACATTTCAGGGAAAATGCGCATGCATTATATCAAATTATTACCTGGTGATAAAGTGAAACTAGAAATGAGTCCGTATGATTTAACAAAAGCAAGAATTACTTATAGATACTAA
- the rpsC gene encoding 30S ribosomal protein S3, producing the protein MGQKTNPIGNRLGIIRGWESNWYGGNDYGDKLAEDDKIRKYIHARLSKASVSRVIIERTLKLVTVTITTARPGIIIGKGGQEVDKLKEELKKITGKEVQINIFEIKRPELDANLIAASVARQIENRISYRRAIKMAIAAAMRMNAEGIKIQISGRLNGAEMARSESYKDGRIPLSTFRADIDYALHEAHTTYGRLGVKVWVMKGEVYGKRELSPLVGMSKKQSGKGGNSAGKGKSRRRK; encoded by the coding sequence ATGGGACAAAAGACAAATCCAATCGGAAATCGCCTTGGTATTATCAGAGGATGGGAATCTAACTGGTACGGAGGTAATGACTACGGAGATAAACTTGCTGAGGACGATAAAATCAGAAAGTATATCCATGCTCGTTTATCTAAAGCTAGTGTTTCTAGAGTAATTATTGAGCGTACGCTTAAACTTGTAACCGTTACTATCACTACGGCGCGTCCAGGTATCATCATTGGTAAAGGCGGTCAAGAGGTAGACAAGTTAAAAGAAGAGCTTAAGAAAATTACAGGTAAAGAAGTACAGATCAATATCTTTGAAATTAAGAGACCTGAACTTGATGCTAATTTGATCGCAGCGAGTGTTGCACGTCAAATTGAAAACAGAATTTCATACAGAAGAGCTATTAAAATGGCCATTGCGGCTGCAATGCGTATGAATGCTGAAGGAATCAAGATTCAAATCTCTGGTCGTTTGAATGGTGCGGAAATGGCACGTTCAGAATCATACAAAGATGGTCGTATTCCTTTATCAACTTTCAGAGCAGATATCGATTACGCTTTACATGAAGCTCATACTACTTACGGTAGATTAGGAGTGAAAGTATGGGTAATGAAAGGTGAGGTTTATGGAAAGAGAGAATTATCTCCACTTGTAGGAATGTCTAAAAAGCAGTCTGGAAAAGGTGGTAATTCAGCAGGAAAAGGAAAATCTCGTCGTAGAAAGTAA
- the rpsN gene encoding 30S ribosomal protein S14, with the protein MAKESMKAREVKRAKTVAKYAEKRKALKEAGDYEALQKLPKNASPVRMHNRCKLTGRPKGYMRQFGISRVMFREMANKGLIPGVKKASW; encoded by the coding sequence ATGGCTAAAGAATCAATGAAAGCCCGTGAGGTGAAAAGAGCTAAAACGGTTGCTAAATATGCTGAGAAAAGAAAAGCTTTGAAAGAAGCTGGAGATTACGAAGCATTACAAAAGTTGCCAAAAAATGCTTCTCCAGTTCGTATGCACAATCGTTGCAAACTTACAGGAAGACCAAAAGGGTATATGCGTCAGTTTGGAATTTCTCGTGTAATGTTCAGAGAAATGGCAAACAAAGGATTAATTCCAGGCGTTAAAAAAGCAAGTTGGTAA
- the rplE gene encoding 50S ribosomal protein L5, producing MGYVPRLKKEYKERVIQALTEEFSYANVMQVPKLEKIVLSRGVGGAVADKKLIDHAIEEFGRITGQKAIATISKKDVATFKLRKGMPIGAKVTLRGEKMYEFLDRLVTSALPRVRDFNGIKANGFDGRGNYNLGVTEQIIFPEINIDKVNRIAGMDITFVTSASTDKEAKSLLTQLGLPFKKN from the coding sequence ATGGGGTATGTTCCAAGATTAAAGAAAGAGTATAAGGAGAGAGTAATCCAAGCTCTTACAGAAGAGTTCAGTTATGCAAACGTAATGCAGGTTCCAAAACTTGAAAAAATAGTTTTAAGTAGAGGAGTTGGTGGTGCCGTAGCTGACAAAAAGTTAATTGACCACGCTATCGAAGAGTTTGGGAGAATTACAGGACAAAAAGCAATTGCTACCATATCTAAAAAGGATGTTGCAACTTTCAAATTGCGTAAAGGAATGCCAATTGGGGCAAAGGTTACGCTAAGAGGAGAGAAAATGTATGAGTTCCTTGATCGATTGGTTACTTCAGCCTTACCACGTGTAAGAGATTTTAATGGAATCAAAGCAAATGGTTTTGACGGAAGAGGTAATTACAACTTAGGAGTTACTGAGCAAATTATCTTCCCAGAAATAAATATCGACAAAGTGAATAGAATTGCTGGAATGGATATTACATTTGTAACTTCTGCATCGACAGATAAAGAAGCGAAATCATTATTAACACAATTAGGTTTACCTTTTAAAAAGAACTAA
- the rplB gene encoding 50S ribosomal protein L2 gives MSVRKLKPITPAQRFRVVNGFDAITTDKPEKSLLAPKKRSGGRNNQGKMTMRYIGGGHKKRYRIIDFKRDRKDVSAEVKTIEYDPNRTAFIALVQYTDGEKRYIIAQNGLKVGQTVISGEKVAPEIGNSMPLSNIPLGTIISCVELRPGQGAVMARSAGAFAQLMARDGKYATIKLPSGETRMVMANCLATIGAISNSDHQLLVSGKAGRGRWLGRRPRTRPVVMNPVDHPMGGGEGKSSGGHPRSRNGIPAKGYRTRSKTKASNKYIIERRKK, from the coding sequence ATGTCAGTAAGAAAATTAAAACCAATTACACCAGCTCAGCGTTTTAGAGTAGTCAATGGATTCGATGCCATCACTACTGATAAGCCGGAAAAGAGCTTGCTCGCACCGAAAAAGAGATCTGGTGGTAGAAACAATCAAGGTAAAATGACCATGCGTTACATCGGAGGTGGTCATAAGAAAAGATACCGTATTATTGATTTCAAAAGAGATCGTAAAGATGTTTCTGCGGAAGTGAAAACTATTGAGTATGATCCAAACAGAACTGCTTTTATCGCATTAGTTCAATACACGGATGGGGAAAAGCGTTACATCATCGCTCAAAACGGATTAAAAGTAGGTCAAACCGTAATTTCAGGAGAAAAAGTTGCTCCAGAAATCGGAAACTCCATGCCTTTAAGTAACATTCCATTAGGAACCATTATTTCTTGTGTAGAATTGCGCCCAGGACAAGGAGCTGTAATGGCTCGAAGTGCAGGTGCATTTGCGCAATTAATGGCACGTGATGGAAAATACGCTACGATCAAATTGCCTTCTGGTGAAACAAGAATGGTTATGGCAAATTGTTTAGCGACAATCGGAGCCATTTCTAACTCTGACCACCAATTACTAGTATCTGGTAAAGCAGGTAGAGGTAGATGGTTAGGTAGAAGACCAAGAACAAGACCAGTAGTAATGAACCCTGTCGATCACCCAATGGGTGGTGGAGAAGGTAAATCTTCTGGAGGTCACCCAAGATCTAGAAACGGAATACCAGCTAAAGGATACCGTACAAGGTCTAAAACGAAAGCGAGTAATAAATATATTATAGAACGTAGAAAGAAATAA
- the rpsQ gene encoding 30S ribosomal protein S17, translating to MEKRNLRKERIGVVTSNKMTKSIVVSEVKRVKHPMYGKFVLKTKKYVAHDEKNDCNIGDTVKIMETRPLSKTKCWRLVEIIERAK from the coding sequence ATGGAAAAAAGAAATTTAAGAAAAGAGCGTATAGGTGTCGTTACCAGTAATAAAATGACGAAATCAATTGTGGTTTCTGAAGTAAAACGAGTGAAGCACCCGATGTACGGTAAGTTCGTGTTAAAAACAAAAAAATATGTTGCGCACGACGAAAAGAACGATTGCAATATTGGAGATACAGTTAAAATAATGGAAACACGTCCATTAAGTAAAACCAAATGTTGGAGATTAGTTGAAATCATTGAAAGAGCTAAATAA
- the rplD gene encoding 50S ribosomal protein L4, which yields MEVAVLDINGKETGRKANLSDAVFAIEPNDHAVYLDVKQYLANQRQGTHKAKERAEIVGSTRKIKKQKGTGTARAGSIKNPLFKGGGRVFGPRPRSYSQKLNKNVKKLARKSALTLKAKSESIIVLEDFNFDAPKTKNFINVLKALGLDSKKSLFVLGDSNNNVYLSSRNLKTSEVLTSSELSTYKIVNANRIVLCEGALEGIESNLSK from the coding sequence ATGGAAGTAGCAGTTTTAGATATAAACGGAAAAGAAACAGGTAGAAAGGCAAACCTTTCTGATGCTGTTTTCGCTATTGAGCCTAACGATCATGCAGTTTACTTAGATGTCAAGCAATATCTTGCAAATCAAAGACAAGGAACGCACAAGGCTAAAGAAAGAGCAGAAATCGTAGGTAGTACACGTAAGATCAAGAAACAAAAAGGTACAGGTACGGCACGTGCTGGTAGTATTAAAAACCCTTTGTTCAAAGGTGGAGGTAGAGTTTTCGGTCCAAGACCAAGAAGCTATTCTCAAAAATTGAACAAAAATGTAAAGAAGTTGGCTAGAAAATCAGCACTTACATTAAAGGCAAAAAGCGAGTCAATTATCGTTCTTGAAGACTTTAATTTTGACGCTCCTAAGACTAAAAATTTCATCAATGTATTGAAAGCTTTAGGGTTAGATAGTAAAAAATCGCTATTTGTGTTGGGTGATTCAAATAATAATGTATATTTGTCGTCACGTAATTTGAAAACCTCAGAGGTGTTAACTAGTTCAGAATTAAGCACTTACAAAATTGTTAACGCAAATCGAATAGTGCTTTGTGAAGGTGCATTAGAGGGAATTGAATCAAACTTAAGTAAATAA